The Primulina tabacum isolate GXHZ01 chromosome 1, ASM2559414v2, whole genome shotgun sequence genome contains the following window.
agggattccgagactgttcaatgtaatggactgtactgttgaagagggcttaaaagatttgatttgtactactcatatcacgaaggtgcatcttcttttcggtagctcatcacataagaactccaaagttaaacgtgcttgatttggggcaattttgggatgggtgactacctgggaagtttcccagggtgcatgtgagtgaggacataagcacgttggaaagacttgtcttgatacagtgaggacagtcgtcgaatctggggcgttatagttggtatcagagccgacctctcttagtacggtgtggttcgggggcgaaccaagcggaagctggtgggcatgtgaggcccggggccgaagagggcggggggtgatcgccggtgccattaGTTGCACGGGCAATgggcggctcctggcaggcttctaggtggagggaacatgaatgaaccgacccacacgggaatgagagggattccgagactgttcaatgtaatggactgtacagttgaagagggcttaaaagatttgatttgtactactcatatcacgaaggtgcatcttcttttcggtagctcatcacataagaattccaaagttaagcgtgcttgacttggggcaattttgggatgggtgacctcctgggaaatttcccagggtgcgtgtgagtgaggacataagcacgctggaaagaccagtcttgatacagtgaggacagtcatcgaatctggggcgttacactaatagtacccaaccaatcatattaaacgcctagcagcatcgcttacatgattccctaggtatcaaatgatagtgcctgcaagaaccattcaattatggttagcgtacagtacggtcccttcaactcatatatcccgaccaattcgacaaccattggtatatcgagagttgtcaatgaatcgatactatgagtcatgtcgtagttgcatcgatgttgtaatctatgaaacccctttcataattaccaccatactctgatcagagatttcatactacatatataTGTGATCACagaggatatccatacccgaaggtaagcggtgaatccccgactacaatgcatcgactcctatatgtttcgacaaaacacccaacctttccacctgatgaccccatgagagtcggtaaacaagtcaaagtgcaatgctagcatatagagtctcaatgttgtaccgggtcataaggactaatggtgtacaaccataaactaggacgtttccactcgataagtgagaaccatttggaaagtcatttatggagggttgttcagtgcactctactaggagcagctatctgcatgctcggacatcacaatgtcccctaccaatgaaacatggtactcacatcgtagatactagtctcgaactcgagcggcctatatccttcttagcggcggctgaatcgattagGAACTGTTTACAATATAcaatattacaaatatgagtttcatgatactcatcatatgagcatctcatatcctttctactatttgtatattcaaggactttatctatgcaactagcatgggtatacagataaagaagtgccaaaacaataatttcaaatattattaaaataaagattgtttatacatagagtttcattgtgaacactcggccaacacttggctcgacgggcacctactctaacatttaGGCACTTGGTTtagttagaaatcgtaggaattgattttggtgtcaaatttcGTGTTCATGAGTTGTATTGCGTTGTAAGTTGGACGTCGTTGTTTTGGAGtgtttgtttgagtttgaatgaGTGTTCTAGCACTCTAGGAcaggtctcgaggtgtcgatttatGGTTGGGATGATAGATttaggagaaataagccttGAATACATGATTTTCTGTTGGTTTACTTtcaccgagcctacacggacccttcgacggaccctggcacggcgtccgtgcccttgtttcttccgaAGTGTCTTATTACAGAGTCTACatggacccttacacggacctaggcacggggtccgtgtcctcacttctttttGAGTAtgcttttacagtacctacacggacccggacccggaggggtgcacggggtccgtgtactccagtctttgagaaatattttaggGATCGAATTGGGACTTTATGTCATGGTCCAGTACGACAATTAAACGAGGTTAAGCCCCGagtaatctagaatgtcataagataTTTACTTGATTCAGTGGTGagtacgaatacctacgtctaagttatgcaatttaagcgttgaattcatgttagtaggtgcagcagtggccccaagcgagatccaacgaatccctcaacgcaaagtaagtatgtttgacgtgcaaagaaaatatttcaagtttttgatgtattctaaatgtcttgtgaccaattatgtatgggattggaaagcggtaaagcatgaccagggaccaatccaccctattaaagcatgaacgggtttagatcaggattggaaagcgttaaagcatgaacggggaccaatctaCCCCTTAAAGCATGAaaggggatctcatgtatgtggcagtagattttttcctgtcagcccagtactgtggtttagtctgatcaggcgatttatgttatgggtcacttgctttgaaacatgcctctacgcaaaatgatgaagtttatgtatattcatgtatgtacaagtatgcaagcatgctTAAGAAAAATTTCACATTAtagcacgtctatgtatgtatgtaagttcaagcttttatacgCACTTTCATGTTcaaatatatatgtaatattTTGAAGTCGactgtggttttattacgtattacttgctacttccagtttaaatgtgttgagtctttagactcattagacttgatcgatgcaggtgaggatgatttcgaggagacgaggggtggggatcaaggagcaggcttggactgagcaggtgGCTAGAcacgaggaccgcccaagtttttagtttttatgaaaatgttcaaaaaCTCTGATTTCGCGCTACTGGATATGAGATTCTAAACAACTACTTTTGTTAAACTttattttagatcttttgttgcaactatTTTTGGGACGTACAGtttgttttatcgaattttgaaggtttgccttttatttaagaaaattttaaatttttccgcaaatatcaagtagtaaaaagtacggtacgtgaCATCTGCGTTTTCCATGTATGAATCGTCAGGTTTAATTACATATGCAGCGAGGATTCAAATATGTCAGATCTAATAAAGATGCAAATGTGCCAGAGAAAAGTTCATATTCTGAGATCGGAACTCGGCTAGATTTTGAAACATTTTAGTTTAATCTACCaaccaaaatgtaaatttgtcTGTAAAGATTATaataaaacaatatttgagaGGCCTTAAGAAAATTATTTAGTGACTCTGTTGACAATATGCGAGAGATAATATCATAAGACTGTGAAGCTcgtaataaatacattatcacCTGCAATATCAAAACAAACaaatgaatttgatatgattactAATATAAAACAACATAACAAATCATAGACGATaaacttatttatttttaaaaacaaaccaGATGAAGATGAGGGCGAGTAGATTTCATCCATTGAATTGAGTATGACATTTCTACAAATAACTTGTCTGCAACCAGCATCCTTCAGGCTTTGAGAAAAAAACACAAAgtcaaaatcaacaaaaaaatattaaaattaaaccAACAAACAGAAATTCATAAATAATCTGTTTTTCCATTAGACACTAACAAAGCacttttttaaaattgattcaATAAATATTGAAATTGTGATATCCATACCAAAAATGTTTATTTGGGAGAAGTGATAAGATAGAGGATGAGAAATAGATAAACATGGATAGAGATAAAAGCATGGATAGAAAAAAGTTTTaaagataaatttaatttattagcaTCCCCCAAATTCTAACATTGAAACATATAACATGTATTTAATGATTATTGTAAATACTTGTACATAAtgtattttgaaaaaatttacaataaagAGAGTTGACTTACTTACACTTTATCATTCTCTATTAGGTAGCAATACCTCTTTGAAAACCACGTTTCTTGTGAATACACCAAATTGACGCTCTAAATCCCCGTCTTTTACCAAAAATTTTGTAGAATTTTGTGAGACTCCTCTCGAAAGTGCCACATATAGCTGACCGTGGCTGAACACATGATTACGCAAAAATAAGCCAATATTTGGGTTTGTTTGACCTTGTGATTTGTTTATTGTCAAAGCAAAACTAAGCCTTATGGGAAACTGTCGACGTGTTAACTCAAATGGTAATCAAGAATTATCTTCACTTTTCAAGGGCATTCTATGTATAAAGAATCTGGTACCCTTGTGAGGACCTGAGCATCTATAAAATTTCTACCAAGAATGCGACATATTAATCTTGTTCCATTGCATAGACCAAGTTCAAGCGCAACATTTCTCAAGAGCATGACAGGACTTCCTACTTTCAATATGATTTTATGTGGTGGCAAACCACTTGGACTAAGGGAATTCAAAAATTCTTCTTGAAAAAGGTTGTGATTGTCGTCTTCTACACTATCCCAAGAGGTATACTCTTTTTCCTCTCCAGGAAACTTGAGAATGAGCATTTGATTAATATTGTCCACATCAACATTTTTTGGTGTGATGATTGCTCTATCAACCATATAGTTTACATCATTAACATGATTGATCATATTAGGAAAAACAGAATCAATCATCATATGAATTGATTGTTCACCTTCCCATGGTATGATAATTGAATCTGGTAATTTTATGAAATCACGAGTTATAGTATGTTGCAATCCATCACCTACGCGCAAGAGAAATTGCAAAAACTCAATATGTTGAGCAGATCTCATATTTTGTTGAAGGTGTATTATCTTTACGCAATTCCAGAAGGTTGACCTTGAAATACTTGCAGCAATTTGTTCAGCCTTTGACCCTCGTTTAACAACCGGTAACACTTGTCGAAAATCGCCACCGAAAACCATTGTCTTTCTTCCAAATGCTATTTGATTTTCCATAATATCTTGGAAACTCTTACTGACAGATTCAAAAGCATAGCGATTTGCCATTGGAACCTCGTCCCATACTATAGCTGATGCACGCCTTATTAGATCTGCAAGTTCTGTCTGCTTTTTTATTTTGCCAAGTGTTGATGCGGTTGGTCTTAGTGGAATTTGAAAACGTGAATGTGCAGTTCTTCCACTTGGCAACAATGTCGCAGCTATTCCAGATGTTGCTACCGCAATTATTATTTTACCCATTTTTCTTAAATGTGCCAACATTGAGCGGTATAAAAAAGTCTTACCAGTAGGACCATCAATGAAGAAAAGTTTTGATTGGTTAtgcataataatttttatgatggTGTCAAACGCAATCCTCTGTTGAGCATTCAAACATTCAATTGATCTCAAATCATCATCAGAAATATGATAACAAAGCTCATCCTGAATTATTCTTGGTAGTGGTGCGTCTTCTAAAAACTCAGCACTTATTGATGGCAAATCAAAATCATCAAGTTTCATTTTGTACTGATGCAACAACCTTCGTATCTCAAGCAATAACTTATTGATGATTAAGTTACTTGATGAAATTTCTCTGCCATAATCTTCACACATGCTAGGGTGGAACTCATCCCAGAGTTCTCGAACTATTGTTGGTTGACAGAACACCAGTATGGATACAAACAACCTTCTCAATGAAGATGGCATTCTAACAGATCGTGCTTCTTGCAGACATTGTATTACATAATCATCCTATTTGAGAAGTCCTCTCATTTGAGCAGACTCCTTAAATGTTGAATATGTTACCCCATTCATAGTCATCAGATCTTCGAAAGATGTCGGGCCTTTGACAAGATTTAAAAGGATACAGAGATAAAACCTCTCACCTTCAGATGGCGACACAACATATACTCTTCCAACCACTTTATTGTTGCTTCTTCGACGAATCCATTTTCTTCCAGATTTTATCCATGTGTAATATTGTGGAAATTCTCGATATAAATACTTTCCAGTCAAGTCAGGATCACAATTTATTTTGAAACATTCTGTAAGCATAGTATTCGAGTTGTCATCATCTGCAAGTAGATCACTTACGCATTGTTGGGGGtcaaaataaatcaaatgtTGGTTTGGTCTATGTAGTTGTAACCTAATGACCGAAGGATACATCCTATTGAACTCAAATGAGAAAATTCGCCACAATGCTTCAGGCGCACAAATCCATCTTCTATCCACGTACTGTTGGATTTCATCACAATTTTGTTCATTTCGCAACTCTAGTGCGACCCGATCAGGACCTTTATGGATGTACTTGTATATGTACATGACACACTTAATCCCTCCACATACTTCAACGTTAATAtgacaatcatattttaataaaagccATGGATTGTACGGGACAACCCAACCATTATCAATGAAAACATCGTCATTGTTGGGAATTGATACTTGTCCACCATCACGTCTTCGATACAAAGGGTATGAATCATTTCCTCGAGATGTGTATTCCACAAATGGCTTTGGGAAGTTCTTCTTGCATTTACCATTTTCCATGCATGGACAATTAGGATTCATCGATCCACAGGGCCCATGTATCATATGGTGGACAACTGCTTTGTGTAGGTTTGGTTCTTCTATTTGTAAAGGTATTTCAGCACGCACAATTGAGTCAAAGTGGTAGGGAGTACACAACTTGtcattattttcaaatatgacCAACATATGAACATGAGGAAGCCCTCTTTTCTGATACTCAATGACGTACGAATAAGAGAGAACCTTACCTAAAACCCCTCTATCCACAATGTCTTTCTTAAATTCCTCGAATTTTGACCGAAATATTCTTGTAATCAAATCTGGACGGTCTTCAGGCGATTGCCCAGGAAGTAGTTgatttttatctcattccaATTCGAATTGCAAGTCATTGTAAGCATTATATCTGGTTTTCCATATGTTTGTACCAAAGTCATGACATCTTGATACCGTTGGTACATATCACGTGGGCTACCACCGAAAGATGATGGCAAAACGATTCTGGTACAATATTTCCTGCATAATGTGTATGATAGATATGTATAAGATGTGAGTTGTAACATATAGTGtggaaaataatattgaaaTCATTAAGTTATCGTACAATATTCAAATCAGTAAGTTATCGTACCTGCATTATTTTCACCTCCATGTAAAAAATCTTGCAATCCTTGGTAAAGTTCTGAACATATATCACGTTGATTTGAACGTATCCATCGTAGTCTTTGTGTTTCAATCTTTACGTAATTGTCAACCACATATTGTTGAAGTAGACGACCTCCTCTAAGAATCAAAGATGGTGAATTTTCTCGTATCTGGCTAAGAACATAATTTACACTATATGAGAATTTATGTAAATAtaagtttgaattttttttaataaaaaagatAAAGCATAAAGTTCAATGTTTTTTTCACTAACCTGTAGCATATACGCATAGTAATTTAAGAATGTTAATTGGGTACCACTGATATTTCGGTTATTTAAGTCCCAACCATATGGCAAAACGAGAGGATATTGTAAAGGATCACAATAGCCAACTACATCTTGAATGCTGATAAGATTTCCACTGATTCCTTGTATAGTAATATCTCGACTGCTCAAAGTTTCTTGACACTCGTTGTCAACAATGACGGCTGCAACTTGAGATGTTGTTGGTAAACTATATTGATGTTCATTAGGTTGTTGCTGCCTGATGATGAGCCTACAGTTATGtagcgtaccgtacttttaccgttcaaaatttgcggaaaaatttaaaattttcttaaacataacataaccttcaaagtttgccataaaatatctcaaccaagtcccccataagacatggttgctcaaaataacttcaataaaatttgctcacaaaatgtttgctcaaagtgtttccctcaaaacatgaaatcagagtaaattaacatttgcataaaaacataaacattgcggtcctcgggttagcctcccgctcagtccaagcctgccccttggtcgccacctcctgtctcctcatcaacatactcacctgcatcgatcaagtctagtgagtctaaagactcaacacgtataaactaaaaatagcgagtactacataataaaaccgcatgcaacttaaaaaatagaacatacatacttgaacttgaatttaacatgcttgaaacttgaacatcgtgagcttaacttagacgtgccatcgacatgagcttttcttaaacattctcgtaacataaacttgagcgtataaagcataattttgcgtagaggcatgtttcaaagtaagtgacccataacataataaggcCTGATCAGACACACCACAATACTGGGCCGACATGGACGTATCCACTGtcgcatacataagatccccgttcataagtttaacgggtggattggtccctattcataagtttaacgctttccaatcccgatctgaacccgttcataagtttaacggggcggagtggtcctcggccacgttcaccgacttccaaacccattcatacatTTGGTCACAaagcaattagcatacctcaaaactttaaaatgttttcttttgcacgtcatcatacttacttggcgttgagggattcgttggaatTCGACTGGGGCCGTTgttgcaacatactaacatgaaattgcatacttaacttgcataacttagacgtagaaaTCCTACTTACTCTCAAGCTCAACCATTCCTTAGGACATTCTACAATTTCCCATGACACGGCCTTGATAACCCttgcactaaaccaagacatcaaaccccaaagcaaccatcatatttttttcaaaaacgtgagtacacggaccccggcCCCGGATCCGTGTATAGGTCCGTGTAGGGTCGGTGACCTGTGTGCGAAGGAAAGgtgaaggcacggaccccgtgcctgccTCCGTGCAGGGGTCCGTGTCGACTCGCTAAAGCCATACTCTGAAAAAAAAGGGGACATAGACCCCGTGTCAAGGTCCGtcaaagggtccgtgtacctacgcAAGTTCgacaccaaaaagaaaataaaggcacggaccccgtgtcagggtccgtgtgcaggtccgtgtgtCCTCGATTTTTCTGCACCTGCGAGAAAACTTATGCAATGTCTATTCACCCAATTTGACACTTAAAGGATGTGATTCAACACCTTAAGACTCTTCTTAGGACACCATAACATTGCACCAAAACTCGTACAAACGCCTCAAAACACGACGTCCACTCTACTACCCAATGCAACACAAAATACGACAATTGACATCAAATCGATTTCCTACGACTTCCCACTAgttcaagtgcctaacgacatgaaacgtaacctcaaaaatactccaaaCATCATTACCAATATATCTATACGCAGCAacaatcacccgtcgatctccgacgaagcctgcaacacaaaaacttcaagaacacatcaatatcataaaatttctgaaaacgcagtttgagcagtcccacgaaaaacgccataactcac
Protein-coding sequences here:
- the LOC142507939 gene encoding uncharacterized protein LOC142507939, whose product is MPSSLRRLFVSILVFCQPTIVRELWDEFHPSMCEDYGREISSSNLIINKLLLEIRRLLHQYKMKLDDFDLPSISAEFLEDAPLPRIIQDELCYHISDDDLRSIECLNAQQRIAFDTIIKIIMHNQSKLFFIDGPTGKTFLYRSMLAHLRKMGKIIIAVATSGIAATLLPSGRTAHSRFQIPLRPTASTLGKIKKQTELADLIRRASAIVWDEVPMANRYAFESVSKSFQDIMENQIAFGRKTMVFGGDFRQVLPVVKRGSKAEQIAASISRSTFWNCVKIIHLQQNMRSAQHIEFLQFLLRVGDGLQHTITRDFIKLPDSIIIPWEGEQSIHMMIDSVFPNMINHVNDVNYMVDRAIITPKNVDVDNINQMLILKFPGEEKEYTSWDSVEDDNHNLFQEEFLNSLSPSGLPPHKIILKVGSPVMLLRNVALELGLCNGTRLICRILGRNFIDAQVLTRVPDSLYIECP